One part of the Candidatus Bathyarchaeota archaeon genome encodes these proteins:
- a CDS encoding phosphate uptake regulator PhoU — translation MAEKDLGYRRVQCTGRGSFIISLPKEWVEDLGLKRGSEIAFNIQPDSTLTLVPRKIMEKEGKNDAAKPKEYFINVDSKEPTESALRMVRALYAIGADIIRIHFKNLKDAPKYKIETKNFVRDTFLGAEIIDETPDEITLQILIKHSEFGIEKAVRRMAIVALAANRDAIAYLDDHSSALYDSVMHARNDVNRLGLYIVRQLKYGIERNLYRELGFRTPKEFLLYRIAVNDIENIGENALNIVNNIGAFQKLIQDETLFIKDPLDEEVYMQLTDFYSQAQQLYEDAIKAVFKRDYKDAEKLISKRDAMVPLESSIIMLISSKKMDPNVTAILRLIFDSARRILDYGRNMAELTLNRTVEELCSTLTYK, via the coding sequence GTGGCAGAAAAAGACCTCGGATACCGACGAGTCCAATGCACAGGCAGAGGCTCCTTCATCATATCCCTCCCCAAAGAATGGGTCGAAGACCTAGGCCTAAAACGCGGCAGCGAAATCGCCTTCAATATCCAACCCGACAGCACCCTCACACTGGTGCCTCGGAAAATCATGGAGAAAGAAGGCAAAAACGACGCCGCCAAACCCAAAGAATATTTCATCAACGTTGACTCCAAAGAGCCCACCGAATCCGCCCTACGAATGGTAAGAGCGCTCTACGCCATCGGCGCCGACATCATCCGCATCCACTTCAAAAACCTCAAAGACGCCCCAAAATATAAAATCGAAACAAAAAACTTCGTCCGAGACACCTTTCTGGGGGCGGAAATCATCGATGAAACACCCGACGAAATCACCCTGCAGATCTTAATCAAACACAGCGAGTTCGGCATCGAAAAAGCTGTCCGCCGCATGGCAATCGTGGCGCTTGCAGCCAACCGCGACGCCATAGCCTACCTTGATGACCACAGCAGCGCACTCTACGATAGCGTTATGCATGCACGCAACGATGTGAATCGTTTGGGGCTCTATATTGTGCGGCAACTCAAGTATGGCATCGAACGTAACCTTTACCGGGAACTGGGTTTCCGCACGCCTAAGGAGTTTCTGCTCTACCGCATAGCCGTCAACGACATCGAAAACATCGGAGAAAACGCCCTAAACATAGTTAACAATATTGGAGCCTTCCAGAAGCTCATACAGGACGAAACCCTCTTCATCAAAGACCCCCTCGACGAGGAAGTCTACATGCAACTCACCGACTTCTACAGTCAGGCTCAGCAGCTCTACGAAGACGCCATCAAAGCAGTCTTTAAACGGGACTACAAAGACGCGGAGAAGCTGATTTCGAAGCGGGACGCCATGGTGCCGCTGGAAAGCTCGATAATCATGTTGATTTCCAGCAAGAAAATGGATCCTAATGTAACCGCGATTTTGCGGTTGATCTTTGACAGTGCACGGCGAATTCTCGATTATGGCCGCAACATGGCGGAACTTACGTTGAACCGCACCGTGGAGGAACTCTGCTCAACACTAACCTACAAATAA
- the rplM gene encoding 50S ribosomal protein L13, with the protein MAQTTVKPAKAPQATLVNAEGLIVGRMGSKVAKMLLNGQEVIILNSEKAVFSGKRKSKIAEAHLFLEVGAPERGPFHYRRPDRYLRKTLRGMLPIKQPKGKNAYKRLKTYLGVPLEFKDKEMVTFPEASAANLKGPRITLGELATEIGWKNRMEE; encoded by the coding sequence ATGGCACAAACAACAGTTAAACCCGCAAAAGCACCCCAAGCAACCTTGGTTAACGCTGAAGGCTTAATCGTTGGTCGAATGGGCAGCAAAGTCGCCAAGATGCTGCTTAACGGGCAAGAAGTCATCATTCTTAACTCTGAGAAAGCAGTTTTCTCAGGGAAACGCAAAAGCAAAATCGCCGAAGCTCACCTTTTCCTTGAAGTCGGCGCACCCGAACGTGGACCCTTCCACTACCGCAGACCCGACCGGTATCTACGCAAGACCCTACGCGGCATGCTTCCCATAAAGCAGCCGAAAGGCAAAAACGCGTATAAGCGCCTAAAAACCTACTTGGGCGTGCCATTGGAATTCAAGGATAAAGAAATGGTGACTTTCCCCGAGGCTTCCGCGGCGAACCTTAAAGGTCCACGCATCACCCTTGGCGAATTAGCCACCGAAATCGGATGGAAAAACAGGATGGAAGAATAA
- a CDS encoding 50S ribosomal protein L18e translates to MRETKTTNPQLIELISLLRKTSREQEAPIWLDVADHLAKARRQRISVNLSSINRNTEKADVVVVPGKVLASGALDHAVTVAAFEVSDAAKAKLAAAKSKCIPIQELIEKNPKGSNVKIIR, encoded by the coding sequence ATGAGAGAAACCAAAACCACCAACCCCCAACTAATCGAACTCATCAGTCTTCTACGCAAAACAAGCAGAGAACAAGAAGCCCCCATCTGGCTAGACGTAGCAGACCACCTGGCTAAAGCCCGCCGCCAACGCATCTCCGTGAACCTAAGCAGCATAAACCGCAACACCGAGAAAGCCGACGTTGTGGTTGTTCCAGGCAAAGTTTTAGCTTCAGGCGCATTGGATCACGCTGTAACCGTCGCCGCCTTTGAGGTGTCGGATGCAGCAAAAGCCAAGCTTGCAGCAGCTAAATCAAAATGTATCCCAATCCAAGAGCTCATCGAGAAAAACCCCAAGGGCTCAAACGTAAAAATCATCCGGTGA
- a CDS encoding nucleotidyltransferase family protein, giving the protein MVQSFSSVRSLEEIVEQLRLLKPALKVRFKVETLDVFGSYARGEQNEKSDLDLLVTYCDPVSLFTVYDLKQFLRQRLQLKVDVVSKDYLNRHIRDQVLKEAVSV; this is encoded by the coding sequence TTGGTTCAATCTTTCTCCTCTGTGCGGTCGCTTGAAGAAATTGTTGAGCAACTGCGATTGTTGAAACCTGCGTTGAAGGTACGTTTTAAAGTAGAGACCTTAGACGTGTTTGGATCATATGCAAGAGGAGAACAGAATGAAAAAAGCGATCTTGATCTTTTAGTGACATATTGCGACCCAGTCAGTCTTTTTACTGTTTATGACTTGAAGCAGTTCTTGAGGCAAAGGTTACAGTTGAAAGTGGATGTGGTTTCGAAGGATTATTTGAATAGGCACATAAGAGACCAAGTGCTAAAAGAGGCTGTTTCAGTCTGA
- a CDS encoding glutamate synthase-related protein, with translation MKTYVIPEYLVERDEKRCIKCKVCVNQCTYDTHFYDEETDSICSKDENCVNCMRCVTFCPTHAITIRKNPNATRDNANWTYEAVRDAKRQAESGAVTITGMGCDKPAFTFWDRILLNASQVTNPSIDPLREPMEIRTYLGSKPDHLEVAYQDGAAELKTQLTPQLCLDTPIMFSAMSYGAISLNVHAALARAASECGTYYNTGEGGLDQSLYRYGDHTIVQVASGRFGVHPQYLNSGAAVEIKIGQGAKPGIGGHLPGEKVTEPVAKTRMIPTGTDALSPYPQHDIYSIEDLRQLIYALKEATNYTKPVSVKVSAVHNIAAIASGIVRAGADIVAIDGVRGATGAAPKVIRDNVGIPIEMALAQVDQRLRDEGIRNHASIVAAGGFRNAADVFKAIALGADAVYIGTAALVAIGCTVCQRCYTGKCPWGITTSDPWIGKRVNPEIASQRLINLLHSWSHEIKDMMGGMGINAIESLRGNRLALRGVGLNAAEQKILGIKLAGE, from the coding sequence ATGAAAACTTACGTTATACCCGAGTACCTGGTGGAACGCGACGAGAAACGCTGCATAAAATGCAAGGTCTGCGTGAACCAATGCACCTACGACACCCACTTCTATGATGAAGAAACCGACTCGATATGCAGCAAAGACGAGAACTGCGTTAACTGCATGCGCTGCGTCACCTTCTGCCCAACCCATGCTATAACCATCCGCAAAAACCCCAATGCCACCCGCGACAACGCCAACTGGACCTACGAAGCAGTCCGCGACGCCAAGCGGCAAGCGGAAAGCGGCGCCGTCACCATCACAGGCATGGGCTGCGATAAACCCGCCTTCACATTTTGGGATCGCATCCTGCTTAACGCCAGCCAAGTCACCAACCCCAGCATTGACCCGCTGCGGGAACCCATGGAAATCCGCACTTACCTAGGCAGCAAACCCGACCATCTCGAAGTGGCCTACCAAGACGGCGCAGCGGAACTTAAAACCCAGCTTACTCCCCAGCTCTGCCTCGATACACCCATCATGTTCTCCGCTATGTCCTATGGCGCAATCAGCCTCAACGTACATGCAGCCTTAGCGCGGGCAGCATCGGAATGCGGCACATACTATAACACCGGCGAGGGCGGCTTGGACCAGAGCCTGTATCGGTACGGCGACCACACCATCGTGCAGGTTGCGTCGGGCAGATTCGGCGTTCACCCCCAGTACCTTAACTCGGGCGCGGCGGTGGAAATCAAAATTGGGCAGGGCGCAAAACCCGGCATCGGCGGGCATCTCCCAGGCGAGAAAGTCACCGAGCCCGTTGCGAAGACCCGCATGATTCCCACAGGCACCGACGCGCTTTCACCTTACCCCCAGCATGACATCTACTCCATCGAGGACCTACGCCAACTCATCTATGCACTAAAAGAAGCCACCAACTACACCAAACCCGTCAGCGTCAAAGTCTCAGCGGTCCATAACATCGCAGCCATCGCAAGCGGCATCGTCCGAGCAGGCGCAGACATCGTTGCAATCGACGGCGTCCGCGGCGCAACAGGCGCAGCTCCCAAGGTTATCCGAGACAACGTCGGCATACCCATCGAGATGGCGCTTGCACAAGTTGACCAGCGCCTCCGAGACGAAGGCATCCGCAACCACGCCTCCATCGTGGCGGCAGGCGGCTTTCGAAACGCAGCTGACGTCTTCAAAGCCATCGCATTGGGCGCAGATGCAGTGTACATCGGCACCGCGGCGCTTGTTGCCATCGGCTGCACCGTATGCCAACGCTGCTACACAGGCAAATGCCCATGGGGCATCACCACAAGCGACCCATGGATAGGCAAACGCGTCAACCCCGAAATCGCTTCCCAGCGCCTCATCAACCTGCTGCACAGCTGGAGTCACGAAATCAAGGACATGATGGGCGGCATGGGCATCAACGCCATCGAATCCCTCCGCGGCAACCGCTTGGCGCTGCGTGGCGTCGGATTGAATGCGGCGGAGCAGAAGATACTGGGCATTAAACTGGCAGGAGAGTAA
- a CDS encoding DUF475 domain-containing protein, producing the protein MSLVESVAIVLGLIVFEVVNSVDNAIVNASVLKTMSVLWRKRFLFIGILTSVFLVRFILPLIIVWISVPTISGSDLFLAFIGQSEVAANAIEMQKPLILMFGGVFLLYLYFHWLFLEPKEPLFIERYLKQKQGVWFFAFAAIILVVVMYLARADSMVMLAAAIGSATFFILYGLKQTAEESERNLVEGTRGMSDFSKFVYLEVLDMTFSFDGVIGAFAFTINLILILIGIGIGAIVVRELTIKGIDSIAKYKYLKNGALTSIGFLGFFMVVEAFNIELPSVVPIIVTFALVGVAFYLSRRALNKTAPQS; encoded by the coding sequence GTGTCGCTAGTCGAGTCAGTAGCCATCGTGCTTGGGCTAATTGTCTTCGAAGTTGTCAACAGCGTAGATAACGCCATCGTAAACGCTAGCGTACTAAAAACCATGAGTGTGCTGTGGCGCAAACGCTTCCTCTTCATCGGCATCCTGACATCGGTGTTTCTGGTCCGGTTCATCCTGCCTCTAATTATCGTGTGGATATCCGTTCCCACGATAAGCGGCTCCGACCTGTTCCTAGCATTCATCGGGCAAAGCGAAGTTGCAGCAAACGCCATAGAAATGCAAAAACCCCTCATCCTCATGTTCGGCGGAGTATTCCTCCTCTACCTCTACTTCCACTGGCTGTTTCTTGAACCCAAAGAACCCCTATTCATCGAACGCTACCTCAAACAGAAACAAGGGGTATGGTTCTTCGCATTCGCCGCCATAATCCTAGTTGTAGTGATGTATCTAGCGAGGGCAGATTCGATGGTGATGCTTGCCGCCGCCATCGGCAGCGCCACCTTCTTTATCCTCTACGGTTTAAAGCAGACCGCTGAGGAAAGCGAACGCAACCTCGTCGAGGGCACAAGGGGCATGAGTGACTTCTCAAAATTCGTTTACCTTGAAGTACTCGACATGACCTTTAGCTTCGACGGTGTCATCGGCGCCTTTGCCTTCACCATAAACTTGATTTTGATCCTCATCGGCATAGGCATCGGTGCCATAGTTGTGCGGGAACTAACCATCAAGGGCATCGACTCCATAGCCAAATACAAGTACCTTAAAAACGGCGCCTTAACCTCCATCGGGTTCCTAGGCTTCTTTATGGTAGTGGAAGCCTTCAACATAGAATTACCCTCGGTGGTGCCGATAATCGTTACCTTCGCATTAGTCGGCGTTGCCTTCTACCTTTCACGCCGAGCATTAAACAAAACAGCTCCCCAAAGCTAA
- a CDS encoding 4Fe-4S dicluster domain-containing protein: MKKIIAKQEACIGCGLCEVYCTVAHSKSKDPIKAYNSEHPKPISRIRREVSKPISFAIQCRNCEDAPCVTACLTGAMTKDPQTGKVSHNKDKCIGCWTCIMVCPYGAIKIDKENKVVAKCDLCQDLKEPACVANCPNGALIFVEVRS, encoded by the coding sequence ATGAAAAAAATAATCGCTAAACAAGAAGCCTGCATCGGCTGCGGACTATGCGAAGTCTACTGCACAGTAGCCCACTCCAAATCAAAAGACCCCATCAAAGCCTACAACAGCGAACACCCCAAACCCATAAGCCGCATCCGACGCGAAGTCAGCAAACCCATCTCCTTTGCCATCCAATGCCGCAACTGCGAAGACGCCCCCTGCGTCACCGCATGCCTAACCGGCGCCATGACCAAAGACCCCCAGACAGGCAAAGTCAGCCACAACAAAGACAAATGCATCGGCTGCTGGACCTGCATCATGGTTTGCCCCTACGGCGCCATCAAAATAGACAAAGAAAACAAGGTTGTCGCCAAATGTGACCTCTGCCAGGACCTCAAAGAACCCGCATGCGTCGCCAACTGCCCCAACGGAGCCTTAATCTTTGTGGAGGTCCGGAGCTAA
- a CDS encoding type II toxin-antitoxin system HicA family toxin has product MPKLKPVSGLKLIKALGKAGFQVVGKKGSHVRLKRKTATSFNIVIVPMHPEIKKGTLKSILRQADLTEKDLIVLLED; this is encoded by the coding sequence ATGCCAAAGCTGAAACCTGTATCAGGTCTTAAGCTAATCAAAGCATTGGGTAAAGCTGGTTTTCAAGTTGTTGGAAAGAAAGGCAGCCATGTTCGGCTCAAAAGAAAAACAGCTACAAGCTTTAACATAGTAATCGTTCCAATGCACCCTGAAATAAAGAAAGGAACCCTCAAATCTATTCTCCGACAAGCAGACCTAACAGAAAAGGACCTCATAGTTCTATTAGAGGATTAG
- a CDS encoding DNA-directed RNA polymerase subunit N, producing MIIPVRCFTCGKLVGDRWDEFTRRIKTGENASDVLDSLGLKRYCCRRMLLSNVEIIDEVLRFYEEAEKRKEARNFY from the coding sequence GTGATTATTCCCGTAAGATGCTTCACCTGCGGCAAGTTGGTTGGAGACCGATGGGACGAATTCACACGACGCATAAAGACAGGCGAAAACGCCAGCGACGTCCTTGACAGCTTGGGCCTTAAACGGTACTGCTGCCGACGTATGCTGCTTTCAAACGTTGAAATCATCGATGAAGTGCTGCGGTTCTACGAAGAAGCAGAGAAACGCAAAGAAGCCCGCAACTTCTACTAA
- a CDS encoding 30S ribosomal protein S9, giving the protein MPAKKVLVVSGKRKTAVARAILKQGIGKVRINLTPVEIYEPDIAKAKIMEPLLQAGPDIWQALDMDVKTSGGGYMGQAEAARMAIANGLLKWTKSTHLRTVFSEYDRTMIAGDSRAKETKKFGGAGARSKEQKSYR; this is encoded by the coding sequence ATGCCAGCAAAAAAAGTACTCGTAGTTAGCGGAAAACGAAAAACCGCAGTTGCCCGCGCCATACTCAAGCAGGGCATCGGCAAAGTCCGCATAAACCTCACCCCAGTCGAAATCTACGAACCCGACATCGCTAAAGCCAAAATCATGGAGCCGCTTCTGCAGGCAGGCCCAGACATCTGGCAGGCACTAGACATGGACGTGAAAACCAGCGGCGGAGGCTACATGGGTCAGGCAGAGGCAGCCCGCATGGCAATCGCCAACGGCCTATTGAAGTGGACCAAAAGCACTCATCTACGCACCGTCTTTAGCGAATACGACCGCACCATGATTGCAGGCGACAGCCGCGCTAAAGAAACCAAGAAATTCGGCGGTGCAGGCGCACGTTCCAAGGAACAGAAATCATACCGGTAA
- a CDS encoding glutamine amidotransferase family protein — protein MDKYDRKIINPYGDDKDFSACGIFAMMNTSGSRFGSKDPVRAMANMHDRGNGLGGGFAVYGIYPQFKDYYAFHIMYLGKEAKEKTDRVLASKFDIIYDEEMQTRPSADVRDPPVVWRYFVQPKKGQPAENQTEEDYVIEAVMRINTETGKAFVFSSGKDMGVFKGVGFPEDVADFFCLEDYEGYLWSCHSRFPTNTPGWWGGAHPFNILDWTVVHNGELSSYGINRRYLEMHGYKCTMQTDTEVLAYAVDLLMRRQRLPVELVAQVFASPLWEEIDQMEPKQAGLLSALRQTYGSLLMNGPFGIVIAHHGEMIGLGDRIKLRPMVAGVRGDLQFISSEEAAMRLVSPQLDKFWAPRGGEPVVCRLKSMKSERP, from the coding sequence ATGGATAAGTACGATAGAAAAATAATCAACCCCTACGGCGACGACAAGGACTTCTCAGCCTGCGGCATATTCGCCATGATGAACACCAGCGGAAGCCGCTTCGGCAGCAAAGACCCCGTGCGGGCCATGGCAAACATGCATGACCGCGGCAACGGCTTAGGCGGCGGCTTTGCTGTGTACGGTATTTACCCCCAGTTCAAGGATTACTACGCATTCCACATCATGTACCTGGGCAAAGAGGCTAAGGAGAAAACAGACCGTGTCTTAGCCTCCAAATTCGACATAATCTACGACGAGGAAATGCAGACAAGACCCTCCGCCGACGTACGCGACCCACCGGTAGTCTGGCGCTACTTTGTCCAGCCTAAGAAGGGGCAACCCGCCGAAAACCAAACTGAAGAGGACTACGTGATAGAGGCGGTTATGCGCATAAACACCGAAACCGGCAAAGCCTTTGTGTTCTCCAGCGGCAAAGACATGGGCGTCTTTAAAGGCGTTGGTTTCCCCGAGGACGTCGCGGATTTCTTCTGCCTAGAAGACTACGAGGGTTACCTTTGGAGCTGCCACAGCCGTTTCCCAACTAACACGCCTGGCTGGTGGGGTGGAGCACATCCATTCAACATACTGGACTGGACCGTCGTGCATAACGGCGAACTTTCCTCTTACGGCATCAACCGCCGCTACCTCGAAATGCACGGATACAAATGCACCATGCAAACCGACACCGAAGTCCTCGCCTACGCCGTGGACCTGCTAATGCGACGTCAGCGTCTCCCAGTGGAGCTTGTAGCACAGGTTTTTGCTTCTCCGCTCTGGGAAGAAATAGACCAGATGGAGCCAAAGCAAGCCGGTCTACTCAGTGCGCTACGCCAAACCTACGGTAGCCTGCTTATGAACGGGCCCTTCGGCATAGTTATCGCTCACCATGGCGAAATGATTGGGCTGGGCGACCGCATAAAGCTGCGGCCGATGGTTGCCGGCGTCAGGGGCGACTTGCAGTTTATCTCCTCCGAGGAGGCTGCGATGCGGCTGGTTTCGCCTCAACTGGACAAGTTTTGGGCGCCCCGCGGCGGTGAACCCGTGGTTTGCAGACTTAAAAGCATGAAATCGGAGAGACCATAA
- the thsB gene encoding thermosome subunit beta, whose translation MAYLTTTGSGQPVLILKEGTTRSRGKEAQRNNIMAARVIGEVLKTTLGPRGMDKMLIDSLGDITITNDGAAILKEIDVEHPAAKMMVEIAKTQDDMVGDGTTSAVVIASELLKKAEELLEQNIHPTILVSGFRKASQKAIEVINQTAVPLDTNDKNLLLKVALTSMSSKAVGAAKDHLAQISIDAVKQIAEQRGDKTIADIDNIQLIKKTGKSLLETELIRGVIIDKEVVNPGMPKLKENAKIALLDSALEIEKTEITAEIRIKDPTQMKAFLDQETDMLQDMVSKVKASGADVIFCQKGVDDMVQHFLAKEGIIAARRVKESDMEKLARATGGRIISDLDDLKKADLGSAGLVEERKIGDDKMIFVEKCKDPHSVAILIRAGLERMVDEAERAMTDSLSVVSDVIENNKIVPGGGAIEIEIAKELRRYATKVGGREQLAVEAFADAVEVIPRTLAENAGLEPIDILVELRSVHDKAEGKYQGINIFKGKLQDSIANGVIEPIMVKEQAIKSASESAAMILRIDDVITAKSPKGGPGGPGGMPGGMGEE comes from the coding sequence ATGGCATATTTAACAACAACAGGTTCAGGACAACCCGTCCTCATCCTTAAAGAAGGAACAACCCGAAGCAGAGGCAAAGAAGCCCAAAGAAACAACATTATGGCAGCCCGAGTAATCGGTGAAGTCCTCAAAACCACCCTTGGACCACGCGGCATGGATAAAATGCTCATCGACAGCCTAGGCGACATCACCATAACCAACGATGGCGCAGCTATCCTCAAAGAAATCGACGTCGAGCACCCCGCAGCGAAAATGATGGTTGAAATCGCCAAAACCCAAGACGACATGGTCGGCGACGGAACCACCAGCGCAGTAGTCATCGCCAGCGAACTTCTCAAAAAAGCCGAGGAACTCCTCGAACAAAACATACACCCAACCATCCTTGTCAGCGGCTTTAGGAAAGCTTCTCAGAAAGCCATCGAAGTCATCAACCAAACCGCTGTACCCCTTGACACCAACGACAAAAACCTGCTCCTTAAAGTTGCCTTAACCAGCATGAGCAGCAAAGCCGTCGGCGCAGCAAAAGATCACCTTGCCCAAATCAGCATCGATGCAGTTAAGCAGATTGCTGAGCAGCGGGGAGACAAAACAATCGCTGACATCGATAACATCCAGCTTATCAAGAAAACAGGTAAAAGCCTGCTTGAAACCGAACTTATCCGTGGCGTAATCATAGACAAAGAAGTCGTGAATCCAGGCATGCCTAAACTCAAGGAAAACGCGAAAATCGCGCTCCTCGACTCAGCCCTGGAAATCGAGAAAACAGAGATAACCGCTGAAATCAGAATCAAAGACCCAACCCAGATGAAAGCCTTCCTCGACCAAGAAACCGACATGCTGCAGGACATGGTCAGCAAAGTCAAAGCCAGCGGCGCAGACGTGATTTTCTGCCAAAAAGGCGTCGACGACATGGTCCAGCATTTCCTTGCTAAAGAAGGCATCATCGCAGCGCGCAGAGTCAAAGAATCCGACATGGAGAAACTCGCCCGCGCAACAGGCGGCAGAATCATCAGCGACCTAGATGACCTCAAGAAAGCCGACCTCGGATCAGCGGGTCTGGTGGAGGAACGCAAAATCGGCGACGACAAAATGATCTTCGTCGAGAAATGCAAAGACCCCCACAGCGTAGCAATCCTTATCCGCGCAGGCCTAGAACGCATGGTTGACGAAGCAGAACGCGCCATGACCGACTCACTGTCAGTGGTCAGCGACGTCATCGAAAACAACAAAATCGTCCCCGGCGGCGGCGCCATCGAAATCGAAATAGCAAAGGAACTCCGCAGGTACGCAACCAAAGTCGGCGGCAGAGAACAACTCGCAGTGGAAGCATTCGCAGACGCCGTAGAAGTCATCCCCCGCACCCTCGCCGAAAACGCTGGTCTTGAACCCATCGACATCCTCGTTGAACTCCGCAGCGTACACGACAAAGCCGAAGGCAAATACCAAGGCATCAACATCTTCAAAGGCAAACTCCAAGACAGCATCGCAAACGGCGTAATCGAACCAATCATGGTTAAAGAGCAAGCCATCAAATCCGCTTCTGAATCCGCAGCTATGATTCTACGCATCGACGACGTCATCACCGCTAAATCCCCCAAGGGCGGTCCAGGCGGACCCGGCGGCATGCCGGGCGGAATGGGCGAAGAGTAA
- a CDS encoding type II toxin-antitoxin system HicB family antitoxin yields MTETCTFSAILWKEGKVQIAWSPEFDIASQGKNVEEALANLREAVELYLEDEDAKIPNKKSPILTTLSVEAHAKAETCIRS; encoded by the coding sequence ATGACTGAAACCTGTACGTTTTCAGCGATACTGTGGAAAGAGGGAAAAGTCCAAATCGCATGGTCTCCGGAATTTGACATCGCAAGCCAAGGGAAAAATGTGGAAGAAGCTTTAGCGAATCTGCGGGAAGCCGTCGAGCTTTATTTAGAAGATGAAGATGCCAAGATTCCAAATAAAAAATCGCCTATCCTGACAACCCTGAGTGTTGAGGCACATGCCAAAGCTGAAACCTGTATCAGGTCTTAA
- a CDS encoding FAD-dependent oxidoreductase, giving the protein MAKYVVIGASAACLGAIEAIREDDPIGTLVAISDEPCPHYSRPMISDFVSGKADLNKMKCRNDEFWKQKNVQAIFGKKATALDLAAKAVTLEDGEKIFYEKLLLATGGKPFVPKMEGQEKDGVFTFTTIKDAQRVSEKIAAINAKSAVVIGAGLIGLSVTDALSKRGLKVTMVELQEKILSLLLDPKASDMVEAVVRAAGVNIVTGQSVQKIIGKPDNDGAVGGVVLTKGETVPCDLVIVAIGVIPRTELVAGTEVKTNRGIVVDNTMQTNVPGVYASGDVAEAYDFVLGQNRLLPLWPLAIEEGRVAGYNMAGQKTLYNGGTNMSSLKYFGIPIVSIGLANPKDDPSLEVLVKADASSKVYKKLVLKNNVIVGMTMVNCIERAGTLFYLMKHAVNVKKFKAQLLADDFGLAHLPKSLQKQMRVVQ; this is encoded by the coding sequence ATGGCAAAGTACGTTGTAATCGGTGCCTCCGCAGCGTGCCTGGGCGCAATCGAAGCCATACGCGAAGACGACCCCATCGGCACCTTAGTCGCCATCTCTGATGAGCCCTGCCCGCACTACAGCCGCCCCATGATAAGCGACTTTGTCAGCGGCAAAGCCGACTTAAACAAGATGAAATGCCGGAACGACGAGTTCTGGAAACAGAAAAACGTCCAAGCGATCTTTGGCAAAAAAGCCACCGCGCTTGACCTGGCAGCTAAAGCCGTCACCCTTGAGGACGGCGAAAAAATCTTCTACGAGAAGCTCTTGTTGGCGACGGGCGGCAAGCCGTTTGTGCCTAAGATGGAGGGGCAAGAAAAGGACGGCGTATTCACCTTCACCACCATCAAAGATGCCCAGCGTGTCTCCGAAAAAATCGCGGCTATAAACGCCAAGTCCGCGGTGGTTATAGGCGCTGGCTTAATCGGCCTTAGCGTAACCGACGCGCTTAGCAAACGCGGCCTTAAGGTGACGATGGTTGAGTTGCAGGAGAAAATCCTGAGTTTACTGCTTGACCCCAAAGCCTCCGACATGGTTGAAGCCGTGGTTCGGGCGGCAGGCGTCAACATCGTAACTGGGCAATCTGTCCAAAAAATCATCGGCAAACCCGACAACGACGGCGCAGTCGGCGGAGTAGTCCTCACCAAAGGCGAAACCGTGCCCTGTGACCTCGTCATCGTTGCCATCGGCGTAATCCCCCGAACCGAGTTGGTTGCGGGAACCGAGGTTAAAACCAACCGTGGCATAGTTGTGGATAACACCATGCAGACCAATGTACCTGGCGTCTACGCCAGCGGCGATGTGGCGGAAGCCTACGATTTCGTTTTGGGGCAGAATCGTCTGTTGCCTCTGTGGCCCTTGGCAATTGAGGAGGGCCGCGTGGCAGGCTATAACATGGCGGGGCAGAAAACCCTCTATAATGGCGGAACCAACATGAGTAGCCTAAAATACTTCGGCATACCCATCGTTTCCATAGGGTTAGCTAACCCCAAAGACGACCCCTCACTGGAGGTTCTCGTGAAAGCCGACGCATCAAGCAAGGTTTACAAGAAACTGGTGCTAAAAAACAACGTTATCGTCGGCATGACCATGGTGAACTGTATCGAGCGTGCAGGCACCCTATTCTACCTCATGAAGCATGCGGTAAACGTAAAGAAGTTCAAGGCTCAGCTGCTTGCTGACGACTTTGGCTTAGCTCATCTACCTAAGAGCCTCCAGAAACAAATGCGTGTGGTGCAGTAA